A portion of the Rhodopseudomonas sp. BAL398 genome contains these proteins:
- a CDS encoding DUF736 domain-containing protein, translating into MATIGTFKKTGNNEFTGEIVTLSLQAKNVRIVPEANRTGDNSPSHRVFVGRVEIGAGWSKRSNEGRDYLGLKLDDPSFTAPIYANLFDDEEGEGFSLIWSRPNGRRNGE; encoded by the coding sequence ATGGCGACCATCGGCACCTTCAAGAAGACCGGCAACAACGAGTTTACCGGCGAAATCGTCACCCTCTCGCTCCAGGCCAAGAACGTCCGGATCGTCCCAGAAGCCAACCGCACCGGCGACAACAGCCCCAGCCACCGCGTCTTTGTTGGCCGGGTGGAAATCGGCGCCGGCTGGTCCAAGCGCTCCAACGAGGGCCGCGATTATCTCGGCCTCAAGCTCGACGATCCGAGCTTCACCGCCCCGATCTACGCCAACCTCTTCGACGACGAGGAAGGCGAAGGCTTCAGCCTCATCTGGTCCCGCCCGAACGGCCGCCGCAACGGCGAGTAA